A genomic window from Pseudomonas leptonychotis includes:
- the ffh gene encoding signal recognition particle protein — protein MFENLTDRLSQTLRNVTGKAKLSEDNIKDTLREVRMALLEADVALPVVKDFVNKVKDRAVGTEVSKSLTPGQAFVKIVRAELEELMGAANEDLALNAVPPAVVLMAGLQGAGKTTTVGKLARFLKERKKKTVMVVSADVYRPAAIKQLETLANDIGVTFFPSDLSQKPVDIAEAAIKEAKLKFIDVVIVDTAGRLAIDAEMMAEIQALHAAIKPVETLFVVDAMTGQDAANTAKAFNDALPLTGVVLTKVDGDARGGAALSVRAITGKPIKFIGMGEKTEALEPFHPDRIASRILGMGDVLSLIEQAEQTLDREKAEKLTKKLKKGKGFDLEDFRDQLQQMKSMGGLGGLMDKLPQMGGVNLAQMGGAQGAAEKQFQQMEAIINSMTPQERRDPDVISGSRKRRIAMGSGTQVQDIGRLIKQHKQMQKMMKKFTAKGGMAKMMRGMGGMMPGGMPKM, from the coding sequence ATGTTCGAAAATCTGACTGACCGCCTTTCGCAAACCCTGCGAAATGTCACTGGCAAAGCCAAGCTGAGCGAAGACAACATCAAGGACACCCTGCGTGAAGTGCGCATGGCCTTGCTTGAGGCGGACGTTGCGTTGCCGGTGGTCAAAGACTTCGTTAATAAGGTCAAAGACCGGGCAGTTGGCACTGAGGTGTCGAAAAGCCTGACCCCAGGCCAAGCGTTTGTGAAAATCGTCCGTGCTGAGCTCGAAGAGCTGATGGGCGCCGCCAACGAAGACTTGGCACTGAATGCCGTGCCGCCTGCCGTGGTGCTGATGGCAGGCCTGCAGGGTGCGGGTAAAACCACCACGGTCGGCAAGCTGGCGCGCTTCCTTAAAGAGCGCAAGAAGAAGACCGTGATGGTGGTCTCGGCTGACGTTTATCGCCCGGCGGCGATCAAGCAGCTGGAAACCCTGGCCAATGACATTGGCGTGACCTTCTTCCCCTCCGATCTTAGCCAGAAGCCGGTGGACATCGCTGAGGCGGCGATTAAGGAAGCCAAGCTCAAGTTTATTGATGTAGTGATCGTCGATACCGCCGGTCGTTTGGCCATCGATGCCGAGATGATGGCGGAGATCCAGGCGCTGCACGCGGCGATCAAGCCGGTGGAAACCCTGTTCGTGGTTGATGCCATGACCGGGCAGGACGCCGCTAATACCGCTAAGGCCTTTAATGATGCTTTGCCGCTGACCGGTGTGGTGCTAACCAAGGTCGACGGTGATGCGCGCGGTGGTGCGGCATTGTCGGTGAGGGCGATTACCGGCAAGCCGATCAAGTTTATCGGTATGGGCGAGAAGACTGAGGCGCTAGAGCCCTTCCACCCTGACCGTATCGCCTCGCGCATTCTCGGTATGGGTGATGTGCTCAGCTTGATCGAGCAGGCCGAACAAACCCTGGATCGCGAAAAAGCCGAGAAACTTACGAAGAAGCTGAAAAAGGGTAAGGGTTTCGATCTCGAAGACTTCCGTGATCAACTGCAACAGATGAAGAGCATGGGCGGCCTAGGCGGCCTGATGGACAAGCTGCCGCAGATGGGGGGCGTTAATCTGGCGCAGATGGGCGGTGCCCAGGGGGCTGCGGAAAAGCAGTTTCAGCAGATGGAGGCGATCATCAATTCGATGACGCCGCAGGAGCGTCGCGATCCGGACGTTATCAGTGGCTCACGTAAGCGCCGTATCGCTATGGGTTCTGGTACTCAGGTGCAAGACATCGGGCGTTTGATCAAGCAGCACAAACAAATGCAAAAGATGATGAAGAAATTCACGGCTAAAGGCGGTATGGCCAAGATGATGCGTGGCATGGGCGGGATGATGCCAGGCGGCATGCCGAAGATGTAA
- a CDS encoding cytochrome C assembly family protein, which translates to MHPLLPSLAAACLYAGATAYQGLRIAQRSVPDKRLLALLGVLALFFHGASLFVQMYHSSGLALDFFNAASLIAYAVIALTLIACIRIPVENLLLLLFPLGALTVLLAQFMPSGTTQLIDEEPGILIHILLSVIAYGMLTIAVFQSLLVLLQDHQLKNKHPSGLIKNFPPLQTMESLLFGFLWAGWVLLSLSLFSGALFISDLFAQHLAHKTILSCFAWVVFAVLLWGRHQLGWRGHKAIRWTLTGFCLLMLAYFGSKLVREFILHI; encoded by the coding sequence ATGCACCCTTTGCTACCCAGCCTCGCCGCCGCCTGCCTTTATGCCGGCGCTACAGCCTACCAAGGCTTGCGCATAGCTCAGCGCAGCGTCCCTGACAAACGCCTGCTGGCCTTACTCGGCGTTCTTGCGCTGTTTTTCCACGGCGCCAGTCTGTTCGTGCAGATGTACCATTCAAGCGGCTTGGCTTTGGACTTCTTTAATGCAGCCAGCCTGATCGCCTACGCAGTCATTGCCCTGACCTTGATTGCCTGCATCCGCATACCCGTTGAGAACCTTTTGCTGCTGCTGTTCCCCTTAGGCGCACTGACGGTATTGCTTGCGCAGTTTATGCCCAGCGGAACGACCCAACTGATCGATGAAGAGCCCGGCATCCTGATCCACATTCTGCTCTCGGTGATTGCCTACGGCATGCTCACCATTGCGGTATTTCAGTCGCTGCTGGTTCTGCTGCAAGACCATCAACTGAAAAACAAGCACCCCTCAGGGCTGATCAAGAACTTCCCACCCCTGCAAACCATGGAGAGCTTACTGTTCGGCTTTCTCTGGGCCGGCTGGGTCTTGCTGTCGCTCTCGCTTTTCTCCGGCGCTCTGTTTATCAGCGATTTGTTTGCCCAGCATCTGGCGCACAAAACCATACTCTCGTGCTTCGCCTGGGTGGTGTTTGCTGTTCTGCTATGGGGCCGCCATCAACTTGGCTGGCGCGGCCATAAAGCAATTCGCTGGACCCTGACAGGCTTCTGCCTACTGATGCTGGCTTACTTCGGCAGCAAGCTGGTTCGCGAATTCATTCTGCATATCTGA
- a CDS encoding HlyC/CorC family transporter, translating to MDDLHSSYLLGLLIFLILCSAFFSSSETGMLSLNRYRLKHMAKEGHKGAKRVTSLLSRPDRLLGTILVGNNVVNILAASIATVLAVDMWGEAGIAIATAGLTIVVLIFGEITPKTLAALRPELVAFPASRVLLLLQRLLYPVVWATSTISNVLLRLLGIDPSQRASDSLSTEELRSVVRESGAGMPKNRQNMLLGILDLERVTVDDIMIPRNEVTGINLDDDLESIISLLTNTTHTRLPVFRTDINQIEGIVHMRQIARLLTHNELNKEALLAACNEPYFVPEGTPLSTQLINFQKQKRRIGIVVDEYGDVIGIVTLEDILEEIVGDFSNQDTLRSPDIHPQDDGTQVIDGAAYIREINKALDWHLPCDGPKTLNGLVTEALESIPDSAVCLKIGPYRLEILQSSENRVKSVRAWQTKPKAHTEPPAQG from the coding sequence GTGGATGACCTTCACTCCAGCTACCTACTTGGCCTGCTGATTTTTCTGATTCTTTGCTCGGCATTCTTCTCCAGCTCGGAGACTGGCATGCTCAGCCTCAACCGCTATCGCCTCAAGCACATGGCCAAGGAAGGTCATAAAGGCGCCAAGCGCGTGACCTCCTTGCTAAGCCGCCCAGACCGCCTACTCGGCACCATTCTGGTTGGCAACAACGTGGTCAATATTCTCGCGGCCTCTATTGCGACCGTGCTGGCTGTCGACATGTGGGGCGAAGCCGGGATCGCCATCGCCACCGCCGGTCTGACCATCGTGGTGCTGATTTTCGGTGAAATCACCCCCAAAACGCTGGCCGCCCTGCGCCCGGAACTGGTGGCCTTCCCCGCCAGCCGCGTGCTGCTACTGCTGCAGCGCCTGCTCTATCCGGTGGTATGGGCCACCAGCACCATCAGCAATGTGTTGCTGCGCCTGCTTGGCATCGACCCATCACAACGCGCCAGCGACAGCCTGTCCACCGAAGAGCTGCGCAGCGTGGTACGCGAGTCCGGTGCCGGCATGCCGAAAAATCGCCAGAACATGCTGCTCGGCATTCTTGACCTTGAGCGCGTGACGGTGGATGACATCATGATTCCGCGCAACGAAGTCACCGGCATCAACCTGGATGATGATCTCGAAAGCATCATCAGCCTGCTGACCAACACCACCCACACGCGCCTGCCTGTGTTTCGCACGGATATCAATCAGATCGAAGGCATCGTGCACATGCGCCAGATTGCCCGACTGCTAACGCACAATGAGCTGAATAAAGAGGCCTTACTGGCGGCCTGCAACGAGCCGTACTTCGTGCCAGAAGGCACGCCGCTGTCGACCCAGCTGATCAACTTTCAGAAGCAAAAACGCCGTATCGGCATCGTCGTCGACGAGTACGGCGACGTGATCGGCATCGTCACCCTGGAAGACATTCTTGAAGAGATCGTCGGTGACTTCAGCAATCAGGACACCCTGCGCAGCCCTGATATCCACCCTCAGGACGACGGCACCCAGGTCATTGATGGCGCGGCCTATATCCGCGAAATCAATAAGGCGCTCGATTGGCACCTGCCCTGCGATGGCCCGAAAACCCTCAACGGCCTGGTAACCGAGGCACTGGAAAGTATTCCCGACAGCGCCGTGTGCCTGAAAATAGGCCCTTATCGCTTGGAAATTCTGCAATCTTCCGAGAACCGGGTAAAAAGCGTGCGCGCCTGGCAAACCAAGCCTAAGGCGCACACCGAGCCGCCGGCGCAAGGCTGA
- a CDS encoding SGNH/GDSL hydrolase family protein, which yields MNALRAYAWWLGLALLAPVALPLALRTRRNTLRLPPAAGLLSGVAGADLPGEPLRLLVLGESTVVGVGVDELHAALVGQLATALAVRCGRPVAWRACGENGITAAQAHKQLLPQVLEQPFDLALLVFGVNDTTRLTSLSRWDTALGSMAAALSARGARVAFSSVPPLQHFSALPGLLRWLLGMRAGLLDARLRQLAARLGAGHHAVELEFSPEYLARDGYHPSGLGYRVWAEGLAVSLAPAARCAP from the coding sequence GTGAATGCATTGCGCGCCTATGCCTGGTGGCTAGGGCTGGCGCTGCTGGCGCCGGTTGCCTTGCCGCTGGCGCTGCGCACGCGGCGCAACACCCTGCGTTTGCCGCCTGCCGCAGGGTTGTTGAGCGGCGTGGCGGGCGCAGATTTGCCTGGCGAGCCATTGCGTCTGCTGGTCTTGGGCGAGTCGACCGTGGTGGGCGTGGGCGTCGATGAGCTGCATGCCGCGTTGGTCGGGCAGCTCGCTACTGCGTTGGCGGTGCGTTGTGGGCGGCCGGTTGCTTGGCGTGCCTGCGGTGAAAACGGTATTACCGCCGCGCAGGCTCATAAACAGCTGCTGCCGCAGGTGCTGGAGCAACCCTTTGATCTGGCGTTGCTGGTGTTCGGCGTTAACGACACCACCCGGCTGACTTCATTGTCGCGTTGGGACACGGCGCTTGGCAGCATGGCTGCGGCGTTGTCGGCGCGTGGCGCTCGGGTAGCGTTTAGCAGTGTGCCGCCGTTGCAGCACTTCAGTGCGTTGCCCGGGCTGTTGCGGTGGTTGCTGGGTATGCGTGCCGGTTTACTGGATGCGCGCTTACGCCAGTTGGCTGCGCGCCTGGGGGCAGGGCATCACGCGGTTGAGCTGGAGTTTTCCCCTGAGTACCTGGCGCGTGATGGTTATCATCCGTCAGGCCTAGGTTATCGCGTATGGGCTGAGGGGTTGGCCGTCAGCCTTGCGCCGGCGGCTCGGTGTGCGCCTTAG
- the purT gene encoding formate-dependent phosphoribosylglycinamide formyltransferase, whose protein sequence is MPRIGTPLSPSATRVLLCGSGELGKEVVIELQRLGVEVIAVDRYANAPAMQVAHRSHVINMLDGDALRAVIELEQPHYIVPEIEAIATATLVELENEGFTVIPSARAAQLTMNREGIRRLAAEELGLPTSPYQFADSFEQCRAAVESIGFPCLIKPIMSSSGKGQSVLKSLDDLQAAWGYAQAGGRAGKGRVIVEGFIDFDYEIALLTVRHSGGTTFCAPVGHRQVKGDYQESWQPQPMSAKAQAEAERIALAVTGSLGGRGLFGVELFVKGDQVWFCEISPRPHDTGLVTLISQDLSEFALHARAILGLPIPAIRQLGPSASAVILVEGESRQVSFGGLGAALAEPDTALRLFGKPEVSGQRRMGVALARDESLEAARAKATRAAQAVKVEL, encoded by the coding sequence ATGCCCCGTATCGGAACCCCTTTGTCGCCGAGCGCGACCCGTGTGCTGCTGTGTGGCTCTGGTGAGCTGGGCAAGGAAGTGGTGATCGAACTGCAGCGTCTCGGTGTCGAGGTGATCGCCGTGGACCGCTACGCCAATGCCCCAGCCATGCAGGTGGCGCACCGCAGCCATGTGATCAATATGCTCGATGGCGACGCGCTGCGGGCGGTGATCGAGCTGGAGCAGCCGCATTACATCGTCCCGGAGATTGAAGCCATCGCCACCGCGACCCTGGTCGAGCTGGAGAATGAGGGCTTTACCGTGATCCCCAGTGCCCGCGCCGCGCAGCTGACCATGAACCGCGAAGGTATTCGCCGCTTGGCCGCCGAAGAGCTGGGCCTGCCGACCTCGCCTTATCAGTTTGCCGACTCCTTCGAGCAGTGCCGGGCGGCGGTCGAGAGCATCGGTTTTCCCTGCCTGATCAAGCCGATCATGAGTTCTTCGGGCAAGGGCCAGTCGGTGCTGAAAAGCCTGGATGATCTGCAAGCCGCTTGGGGTTACGCCCAGGCCGGTGGTCGCGCCGGCAAAGGGCGGGTGATCGTTGAGGGTTTTATCGATTTTGATTACGAAATCGCCTTGCTCACGGTGCGCCATAGCGGCGGCACGACCTTCTGCGCGCCGGTGGGGCATCGTCAGGTCAAAGGCGACTACCAAGAATCCTGGCAGCCGCAGCCGATGAGCGCCAAGGCTCAGGCTGAAGCCGAACGTATTGCCCTGGCGGTCACTGGCTCGCTGGGTGGGCGCGGGCTGTTTGGCGTCGAGTTGTTCGTCAAGGGCGATCAGGTCTGGTTCTGCGAAATCTCGCCGCGCCCACATGACACCGGCCTGGTCACCCTGATTTCTCAGGATCTGTCCGAGTTTGCCTTGCATGCGCGGGCGATTCTCGGCCTACCGATTCCGGCTATTCGCCAGCTTGGGCCGTCGGCTTCAGCGGTGATCCTGGTCGAGGGCGAATCGCGGCAGGTCAGCTTCGGCGGTCTCGGTGCGGCTCTAGCTGAGCCGGATACCGCGCTGCGGTTGTTCGGTAAGCCTGAAGTCAGCGGTCAACGGCGTATGGGCGTGGCGCTGGCGCGAGATGAATCATTAGAGGCTGCGCGGGCTAAGGCCACGCGTGCCGCGCAGGCGGTCAAGGTCGAGCTGTGA
- a CDS encoding DUF1289 domain-containing protein gives MSSERPVASPCVHVCALDDQDMCIGCQRSVAEITRWGLMDNTERRQVLQRCHERAKAQGILL, from the coding sequence ATGAGCAGTGAGCGTCCCGTTGCTTCGCCCTGCGTGCATGTCTGCGCGCTGGATGATCAGGATATGTGCATAGGCTGCCAGCGCTCGGTCGCCGAGATCACCCGCTGGGGTTTGATGGATAACACCGAGCGCCGCCAGGTGCTGCAGCGTTGCCATGAGCGGGCTAAGGCTCAGGGCATCTTGTTGTAA
- a CDS encoding gamma carbonic anhydrase family protein produces the protein MKYRLGSSQVEAHADSWVAPNATLVGKVKLEPGASVWFNAVLRGDNELIHIGENSNVQDGTVMHTDMGFPLNIGTGVTIGHNAMLHGCSVGDYSLIGINAVILNGAKIGKYCIIGANSLIGEGKEIPDGSLVMGSPGKVVRELTEPQKKMLEASAAHYVHNAQRYARDLLEQDD, from the coding sequence ATGAAATACCGCCTGGGTTCGTCCCAAGTCGAGGCCCATGCCGACAGCTGGGTTGCACCCAATGCCACCTTGGTGGGCAAGGTCAAGCTGGAGCCGGGAGCCAGCGTGTGGTTTAACGCCGTGCTGCGCGGTGATAACGAGCTGATTCATATCGGCGAGAACAGCAACGTGCAAGACGGCACCGTGATGCACACCGACATGGGCTTTCCACTGAATATCGGTACCGGTGTGACCATTGGCCATAACGCCATGTTGCATGGCTGCAGCGTGGGCGATTACAGCCTGATCGGCATCAATGCGGTGATCCTCAACGGCGCGAAAATCGGTAAGTACTGCATCATCGGCGCCAACAGCCTGATCGGTGAAGGCAAGGAAATTCCCGATGGTTCTCTGGTGATGGGCTCGCCCGGCAAGGTGGTGCGCGAATTGACTGAACCGCAGAAGAAGATGCTCGAAGCCAGCGCCGCCCATTACGTGCACAACGCCCAGCGTTATGCACGCGACCTGTTGGAGCAGGACGACTGA
- a CDS encoding CoA pyrophosphatase: MLDELLLRMRGYSPHILQIDKRYPEAAVLVPITRSDEPEVVLTLRASGLSTHGGEVAFPGGRRDPEDADLVETALREAEEEIGLPPGLVEVVGPLSTLVSRHGIQVTPYVGLVPDFVEYKPNDGEIAAVFAVPLAFFRDDPREATHRIDYLGRSWYVPSYRYGEYKIWGLTAIMLVELVNLVFDDVHIDMHQPPEHFIKLT, translated from the coding sequence ATGCTGGACGAGTTGCTCCTTCGCATGCGTGGCTACAGCCCGCACATTCTGCAGATCGACAAGCGCTACCCTGAGGCCGCGGTGCTGGTGCCTATTACCCGCAGCGACGAGCCGGAAGTGGTGCTGACGTTGCGCGCCAGCGGTTTGTCCACCCACGGCGGTGAAGTGGCGTTTCCCGGTGGCCGGCGTGACCCCGAGGATGCTGATCTGGTCGAGACCGCCTTGCGCGAGGCGGAAGAAGAGATCGGTTTGCCGCCCGGCCTGGTCGAGGTGGTTGGGCCGCTCAGCACCCTGGTCTCGCGCCACGGTATTCAGGTCACGCCTTATGTTGGTCTGGTGCCGGATTTTGTCGAATACAAACCCAACGACGGCGAGATTGCGGCTGTATTTGCCGTGCCGCTGGCGTTTTTTCGCGACGACCCGCGAGAAGCCACTCACCGTATCGATTACCTCGGGCGCAGCTGGTATGTGCCAAGTTACCGTTATGGCGAATATAAAATCTGGGGGCTGACGGCGATCATGCTGGTCGAGTTGGTCAACCTGGTGTTCGACGATGTGCATATCGATATGCACCAGCCGCCCGAGCACTTTATCAAGCTCACCTGA
- a CDS encoding NUDIX hydrolase — MKFCSNCGGSINHIIPQGDNRVRHVCVQCQTVHYQNPRIIAGCLPVWGEQVLLCRRAIEPRRGYWTLPAGFMENGETLEQAAARETEEEACARVRSLSLYTLFDLPHINQVYMLFRAELVDLDFSPGEESLEVQLFHEQDIPWSELAFPTIGRTLECYFADRLQQHFPVRNEPLEALRAHYKKAF; from the coding sequence ATGAAATTCTGTAGCAATTGTGGCGGCTCGATTAATCACATCATCCCGCAAGGCGACAACCGTGTACGCCACGTCTGCGTGCAATGCCAGACCGTGCACTATCAAAACCCACGGATTATTGCCGGCTGCCTGCCGGTTTGGGGCGAACAGGTGCTGCTGTGTCGGCGCGCCATTGAACCACGTCGTGGCTACTGGACCCTGCCCGCCGGCTTTATGGAAAATGGCGAAACCCTGGAGCAAGCCGCTGCCCGTGAGACGGAGGAAGAAGCCTGCGCGCGCGTACGTAGCCTGAGCCTCTATACCCTGTTCGACCTGCCGCATATTAATCAGGTGTATATGTTATTTCGCGCAGAGCTGGTCGATCTCGATTTTTCTCCCGGCGAAGAAAGCCTTGAGGTCCAACTATTTCACGAGCAGGACATCCCCTGGTCAGAGCTGGCTTTCCCGACCATCGGGCGTACCTTAGAATGCTACTTCGCGGACCGCCTGCAGCAGCACTTCCCGGTCCGCAACGAGCCGCTCGAAGCCTTGCGCGCGCATTACAAGAAAGCCTTTTGA
- a CDS encoding L,D-transpeptidase family protein, with product MRWLLALLCLTAALTGHASTAPTLDGKTIDKVLVVKSERKLHLISRGNTLKSYRISLGKQPKGAKQREGDLRTPEGFYWIDWRKTSENYNLSMHISYPNARDQAQARKNGVSAGGMIMVHGTPLDEEYPEWMFHTLDWTEGCIAMRNIDMREVWSLVKDGTLIEIRP from the coding sequence ATGCGCTGGTTGCTCGCCCTACTCTGCCTGACTGCTGCCCTGACTGGCCACGCCAGCACCGCACCAACCCTTGACGGTAAAACCATTGATAAAGTCCTGGTGGTTAAGTCCGAACGTAAGCTGCACTTGATCAGCCGCGGCAACACCCTAAAGTCCTACCGCATCTCCTTGGGCAAACAGCCTAAAGGGGCCAAGCAACGTGAAGGCGACCTACGCACCCCGGAAGGCTTTTATTGGATCGATTGGCGCAAGACCAGCGAGAACTACAACCTGTCCATGCACATCTCCTACCCCAACGCCCGCGACCAGGCGCAAGCGCGCAAGAACGGTGTATCGGCGGGGGGCATGATCATGGTTCACGGCACGCCGCTGGACGAGGAATACCCAGAGTGGATGTTCCACACTCTGGACTGGACCGAAGGCTGTATCGCCATGCGCAATATCGACATGCGCGAGGTCTGGAGCCTGGTCAAAGACGGCACACTGATCGAAATCAGGCCGTAG
- a CDS encoding YqfO family protein, translating to MYKLCFYVPETHLDSVKNAVFDAGGGRIGQYDQCCWQALGQGQFRGLQGSQPFLGEPGQVEHVAEWKVEMVVADELIHDAVKSMKSHHPYETPAFEVWRLSDIQF from the coding sequence ATGTACAAGTTGTGCTTTTATGTGCCTGAAACCCATCTGGATAGCGTAAAGAACGCTGTGTTCGACGCTGGCGGAGGGCGTATCGGTCAGTATGACCAGTGCTGTTGGCAGGCGCTGGGGCAGGGGCAGTTTCGTGGCCTGCAAGGCAGTCAGCCGTTTCTCGGCGAGCCTGGGCAGGTCGAGCACGTGGCGGAATGGAAAGTTGAGATGGTGGTGGCCGACGAGCTGATTCATGACGCGGTCAAATCCATGAAGAGTCATCATCCATATGAAACGCCGGCCTTTGAGGTGTGGCGGTTGTCGGATATCCAGTTCTAA
- a CDS encoding CDGSH iron-sulfur domain-containing protein codes for MNPQGPVLPEVRQVKPGDTLLLCRCGRSPQLPDCLSACVDALELLPEREQFLLLCRCGSSRRLPYCDGSHNQPVAGFKARWWRFWRGL; via the coding sequence GTGAATCCGCAGGGCCCTGTTCTGCCTGAGGTGCGCCAGGTCAAACCTGGCGATACTTTGCTGCTGTGCCGCTGTGGGCGCTCGCCCCAGCTTCCTGATTGTCTTTCTGCCTGTGTTGATGCGCTTGAACTGCTGCCTGAGCGCGAGCAGTTTTTGCTGCTCTGTCGTTGCGGTTCGTCGCGGCGTCTACCTTACTGTGATGGCAGCCATAACCAGCCGGTAGCGGGCTTCAAGGCACGCTGGTGGCGATTTTGGCGGGGCCTGTAG